GACACGGGCGAAATCGTTGTCGACCCGCATGAGGGCATGCACAGTTTCAGATACAATTCACAAAGACTCTCGTGAGGAGGTGTTCATATGGCCGTGCCAAATGACGTGGCTGACTTGACCTCGTTGGGATTCGTCGAGGCCGGTCACTGGCGTTTGTCCGATCGTCACGCAACTGGTTTGACCTGCGAGCTGTCGTGTTGCAGTGATGACCGAGTTGTGTATGCCGTCGTGTCAGGAAACGATGTCAAGTACGTAGGAATCTGCGAAGCTGATACCAGGACGCTGAAGAAACGCATGAACAGCTACAGGTCATCACGAGCAACCAAATCAAAGACATCGACAAACAGAAGAGTGAGAGAGGGGATACGCGAGATACTAGCGGGGGGGAGTGAGGTGAAGGTGTTCGCGCTTGATCCCTCCACTCGCGAGCCTACGCCGATTACCTACAAAGGAATTGAAGTAGACTTGGTCAAGGGGCTTGAAAACCCGCTGACAAGACGTTTCAACCCTGAATGGAATCGTCGGAGCCCGAGAGTGCTGGATGAACACAAGGAGCGGCGCGAAGCTAGAAGAGTCAATGACAGACTCCAGCACAAGATCTTTCGGGCAGCGAACCGAGGTGACAGGCAAAAGCTGCTTGACTTGGGGCTCAATGAAGACCTGGCAAAGGCTTGGCTTGACAAAGTGAGCGAGGTCAAGGCAAAGACCCGAGACAGCAGAGAGCGTGCTTGAGTTACCTGCTCCCCGAAGACCAGTCGAGTTTTGATGGAGTGCCGGCTCAGGCCAATGCAGCTACCTGGCTACTCTTAACCGTCGGAACGCAGACGGAGTCCGGCATCCAGCACCCGACCCGGACGACACCCACCGACCACGATATATCTTGTTTCAGGGGGAGTTCGACTCTCCCCCGTCTCCACCAGAAACACGAGACCGCGGCACTCAACATTTGGGCGGAATAGTATATGGATTAAGAAATGATGATGGCTCCGGCTACAATAGAGGGGTACGTTTGGGGAGCACCAAATCTATGCAGGAGGAGCCATCCAGATGAAGAATAGCACCGCGAGGAAGCTCAGGCAAATCCCGGAGGGGTACTTGATCGTGGGGGTGGACCCTCATAAAAAGAGGCACGCGGCAGTGGCCATGACCGGGGATGCCCTGGTCCATTGCAAGTTCAAGGTGGTTAACTCTGGGCAGGGCTATGAGGAATTACTGGAGCGGGCCCGGGCTCAGATGGTTGCCCTCGGCTGCCGGGGTGTCATCTTTGCCATAGAGACAGCGAGCCACTTTTGGCGCAACCTGGCCTACTTCCTGGAGGAGCGAGGGGTTCCTTTCCGCTTGATTAACCCCTTTACCTTGAAGCGGAGGCGGGAAGGGCGAGATCTTAACAGGGCTAAAAACGATTTCCGGGATGCTGAAGTGGCAGCAGAGTTGCTGCGCACTGGTGAGTTCAGTGAGACCAGGCTACCGAAGGGCGTCTACGCGGAGTTGCGTGCAGCTTACAACGCCTACCGCCGCCTGGTCAAGGAAAGGGCTCGTTGGCTTAACCTGCTCCAGGGGTTGCTGGATGGCCTCTTCCCCGAATTCTGCCAGGTCTTCAAGGACCCTGCGGGCAAGACAGCCCTGGCTGTCCTTTCCCTGTGTCCGGTACCTGGGGCAATCGCTCGGATGACAGAAGAGCAGTTCGTGGGCGCAATCAAGGATGGATACCAGCGGCCTCGCCTTAAGCTCACCAAGCTCCGTGCCCTTCACCATGTTGCGCAGACTTCCATTGGTGTCCGGTCAGGCACACAGTCTGTGGCTGTTGAGCTCTCCCTGCTCGTGGAGCGGCTGCGTCTGAATGCGAAGCAGGTGGAAAAGGTGGAGGAACTTCTAATAGGTTTGGTGGAGGCCATAGAAGATAGCCACTATCTTCTTTCGGTAAGGGGACTAAGCTATATCACAGTGGCTGGGCTTCTGGCGGAGCTGGGGCCGATGAGGTCCTATCAGAATGCCAAGCAGTTGATAAAGATGGCCGGCACTAACCCGACCGAGACAGAATCGGCGGGCAAACGGGGCAGCCACACCCCCATGAGCAAGAAAGGGCGCCCTGGTTTGCGCTGGTGTATCTGGACGGCCGCCATATCCCTTCTGCGGCACAACCCTGATTTCCGCTCCTGGGCCAAGAAGCGACGGGAGCGGCCTACCCACGCCCATCCCCTGAAAGCTAGGGAGGTAATCGGGGCTGTGGGCAACCGGCTGCTCCGTTTGGCCTATGGTCTGGTTAGGAAGCAGACCATGTATCGGATGCCAGGGCTGGCCACGGCGGTAGCCTAAAGGTGGTAATGATGCATCGGGCGGGCGGGGAGACGCCGCGGAACGGAATTGGGAGCTCGGAAGAGCAAACCCGTGCAACATCACGGTGCCCCCGCCCCCTGGCCAATCTCGTATGAGGTACGAAGGGGCCCCCTCCTGGAGGGGTGACCTCGCATCTGGATGCTATTTTGGGACCCAGGAAACACGGGATGGGGCTCGCCCGCCGATGCAAAAAGGATACCAAAGATAAGGCCGCTGGAGCCATTGACAAAACCTCCATAGTACGATGTTTCACCTTTAGGGCGGAATGTTTCACCTTTCAGGTACCGTCGCTGGCGGTGTACATTCCTGTCATCAGCGATTCCATTGTCGCGTCCACAAAGACCGCCCCTATTCTTTTCGGGCCCGATTTGGACTACAAGTCAACGAATAAGGGAACCATTTTCGCGTACGGCCTTCTTGTGACCTACCCGCTGTGACACGAACGAGAGCTATCGCAGGTCGACCTGCCGCAGCCGGTTGTTGCCGGTGTCGGCGATGTAGAGGTACTGGTTCGCTGGGTCAACAGCCACGCCAAAAGGAGTCTTGAGTTGGGCAGCCGTGGCCGGGCCGCCATCCCCGGCGAAGCTCGAAGCCCCGCTGCCGGCGAAGGTGGAGATGGTCCCCGTCGCCAGGTCCACCCTGCGTACCCGGTTGTTGTTGCAGTCCACGATGTAGAGGTTCGCCGAGTCAACAGCCAGGCCAAGAGGAAGGTTGAGTTGGGCAGCCGCGGCCGGGCCGCCATCGCCCGAGAAGCCGGACGCCCCGGTGCCGGCGAAGGTGAAGATGGTCCCCGTCGCCAGGTCCACCCTGCGCACCCGCAGGCTGGCGTCGCTGACGTAGAGGTTCCGCGAGTCAACGGCGAGAAATCTAGGGGTGCTGAGTTGGGCAGCCGTAGCCGGGCCGCCATCGCCGGAGAAACTCCCCACCCCGGTGCCGGCGAAGGTGGTGATGGTCCCTGTCGCCAGGTCCACCTTGCGGATGCGGTGGTTGCTGCTGTCGGCGATGTAGAGGTAGCCCGGGGCGAAGGTGACGCCCATAGGATTGTTGAGCTGGGCGGCCGTGGCCGGGCCACCATCGCCCGAGAAGCCGGCCGCCCCGGTGCCTGCGAAGGTGGAGATGGTCCCCGTCGCCAGGTCCACCCTGCGCACCCGGTTGTTTCCGCTGTCGCTGATGTAGAGGTTCCCTGAATCCAAGGCTAGGCCCCTGGGACTGTTAAGCTTGGCAGCCGTAGCCGGGGCGCCATCGCCCGAGAACCCCCCCACCCCGGTCCCGGCGAAGGTGGAGATGGTCCCTGTCACCAGGTCCACCCTGCTGACCCGGTTGCCGACCTGCTCGGCGATGTAGAGGTAGCCCGAGCCAAGGGCAGGGCATCTAGGACTGTTGAGCTGGGCGGCCGTGGCCGGGCCGCCATCGCCCAAGGAGAGGGCACCGCCCCCGGCGAAGGTGGCGATGGTCCGCGTGGCCAGGTCCACCTTGCGGACACGGTTGTTGACGGTGTCGGCGAAGTAGAGATTCGCAGAGTCAACGGCGGCGCCGTAAGGACTGGTGAACTGGGCAGCGGTGGCCGGGCCGCCATCGCCACCGAAGGCCATCGCTCCGGTTCCCGCGAAGGTGGAGATGGTCCCCGTCGCCAGGTCCACCCTGCGCACCCGCTGGTTCGTGTTGTCGACGATGTAGAGGTTCTCCGAGGCAACGGCAAGGCCTCTAGGCTGGTTCAGTTGGGCAGCCGTGGCGGCGCCGCCATCGCCCGAGAAGCCGGCCACACCGGTCCCGGCGAAGGTGGTGATGGTCCCTGTCGCCAGGTCGACCCCGCGCACCCGCTGGTTGCTGTTGTCGCTGATATAGAGGTATCCCGAGGCCACGGCAAGGAAGCGAGGACTGTTGAGCTGGGCCGCCGTGGCCGGGCCGCCATCGCCCGAGAAGCCGGCCACACCGGTCCCGGCGAAGGTGGTGATGACGCCCGTCGCCAGGTCCACCCTGCGCACCCGCTCGTTGACGCTGTCGACAACGTAGAGATTCTGCGAGTCAATAGCGACGCCCTGAGGAGTGTTGAGTTGGGCAGCCGTGGCCGGGCTGCCATCGCCCGCAAAGCCGGCCACACCGGTCCCCGCAAATGTGGAGATGGTCCCCGTCGCCAGGTCCACCCTCCGCACCCGATGGCCTGCACCCTCGGCGATGTAAAGGTACTGGTCCACCGGGTCAACGACGATGCCAAAAGGAGCATTGAGCTGGGCGGCCGTGGCCGGGCCGCCATCGCCCCAGGAGAGGGCACCGCCCCCGGCGAAGGTGGAGATGGTCCCCGCAGCCAGGTCCACCCTGCGGACGCGGTTGTTGCCGCTGTCGACAATGTAGAGGCTCTGCGAGTCAAGGGCAAGACCGTGAGGAAGGCTGAGCTGGGCTGCGGTGGCCGGTCCGCCATCGCCAAGAGGGACCGCACTCCCCGCCACCGTCACGATATTGTGCAGGAAGGAGGCTGCGGGTGTTGTCGCGGAAGGCTGAGGGCTTGTTGGCTCTGGCCGAGGAGATGGCCACAGATAGACTCCCAAGGCGAACAATGCGATGATTGCTGACCCTGTCCCGGCTAGCATGAGCCACCTGTGGCGTCCGGGGCCCCTTTGGGCAGTTTCTGCCAGCGGTGCCACAGTGGCAACCGGTTCTCCCCGGGCTTCTGCGGTTGGCTTCGTTGGCTCCACGCCGCCTCCCCGCTCAGGCTGCGGGGTCTCTCCAGCAGGAGCACCTAAGAGGGCCTCACGGATTTGGGGCCGCTTGGAGATAATCCACTCCTGGACTGCCGGGGACTGGGTTCTCACGAGCTCAACCGGAATGCCCGGCTCCCCAATCGCCTCCTGAATTATCCTGGAGATGGTTCGCCTGTCAAAATATATTCCCCGAAGCTCCAGCTCCTTCTGAACTCGGGCGATGTTGTGGCCGCATGCCACCAGCTCCCACACCTCCACCCTTTCCTTCATGGTGACTTCGGTCCTAACCCAGCCTGGAGCAAACTCACGGCGAAACTGGCTCATAGATAGCTCATAGAATGCACATATTTTCCCCCCAGCCTGCGCACTTATCGTATACGATTGCTACGGGTCGATGCAAGTGGCCTAGCATCCTGGCGATGGTTAGTCAAGTAGTGCTATTGGCCTTCGTCCTAGGGTAGGGACAAGCCCTTATCATCCTGACCGGACAGGAGAAGTCCGGCCCCTGAACAAGGAGACGGCGGATGGTGTTTGTGAAGAGGGCAGGCTTGAACTCTGTTATCTTGGTTGACCCCCTGCTGAGTCCCTGCAGCGTACTCATGGCACATCACCGGCCACAACGGACAGGTGTCGCCATGTGGGTTCAGAGCCCTTCCCGGCCGGGGGCCCCTAAGGAGGATGATGAAAGCGATCTCTCCTGAGGCCGCCACCAAACGCAGAGTGCTCAAGGCATTCAAAGAAGCCGCACCACTTGATTTGAGCATCTCTGAGGCTGGCAGACGTGCAAGGGTCGGCACTGCCACGGCTGCCACCTACATCAAGGTCCTGGTGGCCGAAGGCGCGCTGGAGGAATCACGGCACGTGGGAAACGCCAAGTTCTTCCGCGCCAGATGAAAAGGCCTGCAAGAAAGGGGGTGAGAGCACGGGGTTAGCAGAAGCTGGAGCAAGGGGGAAGCCGTATCTTAGAAAGGAGGGTGAATCAATGAGAAAGAAGGTCGTCTTCCTGCTGTCAACCGTAGCCCTGTTGGTGCTGCTCATGCCAGCCTGTTTGGTGCCAGTAACTCCCACACCCGTTCCGGTAGCCGCAACCTGGGTGCTGAAGGTAGGCGTATCTGACGTAATCCCCGAGGTCGTTGAGCCACAACCTGGTGGCGGCGACCTCCGGTTGAGATGGAGAAACTATTCCTCCACTGGGGACTTCGTGGGGACGTCCGTGAATGCGATGAGGGTTGTCCGGCCCGCCACGGCACTGGCCACCCCTGCCGCGGGGACAAATACCGCTGACGGTCTTTGGACCGTACGCGCTACATACAAGCCCGGCACGCCGGAGCAACGGTCGGGCACCTTTGTTTTCCAATTCACGTTCGCGTTTGATGCGGGGGTAGGTTCCTCCACGCTGAAGGGGGACTGGAGGATCATCGGCGGGACGCAGGACTTCGCGAACCTGTCTGGACAGGGAACGTGGTTGCAGAGCGCGGCAAACACCTACTCCTACACAGGGCAGATCAGCTTCGGACCCAAATAATAGCCGTTCTCTGTCCGGGTGACCCCTGACAGAGCGGAAAACATCGGGCGGAGCGGGAGGCCTCCCGCTCCGCCCTCCCCCCTGCCGCAAGGGGATGTGAAGCAGCAAGAGGGGGAAAGGATGCTCGTTCCCGGTGCAACGAAAGGGGGTGCGAATCGGGGGTGGCAGAAGTGGGGACAGCGGGGAAATATCTTAGAAAGGAGGGAAGGTGTATCAAGGCACAAGGCGCTCTTGTTGACTGCCGGACCTTTGCGAAGGCTTTGCTGGCGGCGAGTGCTACCCTCGCAACGACTAGTCTTCGGAGTGTGGCGATGCCGGCAACTGCCGCCGCAGATGAACCGCCGTTCATCAATCCTTCGTCCCTCAGGCGGCCTGTGGAGGGGCCGCGACGAGCCCCTTGAGGTCGGGCGACCGGGTCAGGCTGCCAAAGGTTCGACATGTGCGAAAAGGGGACCTTTGTCCGTCGGCCTCACGGCGTGCTCGCCGCATTTGCCTGAAAAGGGGCCGCCCGAATGCAGATAGCAGCCTCAGATTGCATCTGGGCCCCAGAGCGGGAGCCTCGGCCGGGCCTTTCTGCGCTTGCTGCGTCCATGCTGGGTCGTGGGGTTCCCCAGGGAGTCGGCCGGAATTGCCGCCGCCGATGGGACAAAACTCGCTATTGTTGGCATCAAAGGCTCCTCCGGCTCTCCTCCAGTGGGCTATCTTGTGGCGCTTTGGCTATGGGTGGTGCAGTCCACAGCAAGATTGCTCCCCATGGGGGTCCTTGGGATCCACCGCCGACGACATCAACCTTTCAAGAAGAGAATAACGTCTTCGCGCCGAAATCTCCGGTCGCGGCGGGGGCCAAGCCGGTACACAGGCAGTATGCCCCGGTCACCCCACTTCCTCACGGTGTTAATATGCACGCCGAGAAGTTGAGCAACTTCGCTTACCGCAAGTAGCGGCGGCGAACGCATATCCTTCTGTCCTCGGCGCTTCTTCCCTGTCCTCACAGCCTATCTTATATCACAGGCCTGCCAAGAATTCGGTAGAGAATGCCAGACATAAGGTATAAACTTGGTCAAGAACTGTAGGATATGTGAGGTTGACATACCTTGACAAAGGGCGCAAAGTATGCATGCTCGTTGGCGCAGTTCGTTCACGAGAGGACTTGTGGTGAGTTCTTCTTGATTGCCAGCTTGTTGGCGAGGGGGGGGGCGACTTGGTAGGGGTGCAATCGAAGGCATCATCAGTCAGTCTCTGGAGGCTCTGGGAGCACAGAGACCACCGCACAGCTTGGGGCTTCGCGAAGAAGCTATCAGGCTGTCCTGAAAGGTTAGCACTTCTCGTTTGTAGCTTCTGCCACTAGCGGATACATGGGCGAGCTCAATTGCTCACTCAGTGTCTTTATGGGGGGGGAAGGATGAAAGTGCTGGTAATAGGGGACAGCCAGGATGTGGTGAAGGACATTTCCTTCTGCCTCCACTTACGATGGCCAGATGTCATTATCGTTTCCACTACCCAGGGATCGAATGGCATAGAGCTGGTAGAAGCCGAAGCGCCCGATCTAGTAATGGTGGACTTCTCTTTGCCGGACATGAACGGTCTGGACTTGGTTGGCAGAGTTCGTGAGTTCTCCGATGTCCCCCTGACCGTCCTTACCGGGGGAACTGAGGCGGACAGGGCCAAAGTCCTAGAAGCAGGGGCCGACGATTATATCGTCAAACCTTTGAGCGCTATCGATGTCCTGGCTAAGGTAAATGCATTGCTGCGCCGCACTCACGCTGCTGGCTTTCAGCGGAACCATATGCCCCTGGTCAGGGGCGACCTGGTAATTAATTTTTCCACACGCGAGGTGTTCCTCTCAGGCAGCTCAGTCAAACTGACTCCCCATGAGTACGACCTCCTCCTTCAGCTGGTTAGAAACGAAGGCAGAGTGCTCTCCCATTGCACCCTGCTCGAGAAGGTATGGGGGCTGGAATATGCCAGGGATTTGAGCTTCCTCAAGAAGTACATCTACCGTCTTCGCCAAAAGCTCCACGACGATGCTAGCCTGCCACAAATGATCCTCACTGAGCGGGGGGTAGGCTACAGGTTCACCCGGCGTGCCTGATTCACCCCGCTGAAACATCTATAGGCCAAGGGCAGGCAAATGCCTGCCCTTCTTTTTTCTCCCCAATCTTCCACCAAATTGGGACTGAATTGGCACTAATTTCCACCATTCCAGGCACCCTGGTGACCTGAATTTCCACCTTGCCATGCTAAGCTACCCAAGCTGCCTGACCAGAGTGGCAGGTGAGGGTCTATGGGCCCAGGGAGGTCACCCATTAAACGGGCTCGGGTTCTACTCATCAGCGGGAAGGAAGCACTTAGGGCAGGGGTAGCTTCGGCCCTTGAGGAAGCGGGGTTCCAGGTGACCCATGTCCCCGATGGCTATCAAGGGCTGCGCAGCGTCTACGAGGCCAGCCCGGACCTGGTTATTATGGCTGAGGACCTGCCCCCGGCAGGCGGGGCGCAGGTGTGTTCACGGCTGCGCCAGGTATCCCACCTTCCTATTATCGTTCTCGGCAGTGGGGGGACAAAAGGGACCGGGGAGATAGAGATGCTTGAGGTGGGAGCTGATGCCTATATGCCCAAACCCCCAAACCCTGCCGAACTGGTTGCCCGAGTGCGCTCCCTGCTCCGCAGAAAGAGACCTGACCGTGATGGGCGCGGAGGCGACTCGGGCAGCGTGCCTGAGCAGGGCACCGCCAGGCGGCGAAATGGCTCCGGGGACCTCACCTCCACCGAGTCTTCCCTCCTCTCCTGCCTGGTGCTGAACGAAGGCCGGGTGGTCTCCCACTCACAGCTCGTCTCCGAGGTGTGGGCCGGGAAGCAGGTGAGCAGGGACTGCCTGAAGTTCTACGTGCGCCGCCTGAGAGACAAGTTGAGCGGCGTTCTTGGCGGCCCCGGCTACATCCTCAACCACAGGGGGGTGGGCTATCGCTTCTCCAGGACTATGTGAGCAGATGGCCATGACCGGCGGGAAAAACGCCGGATGGTATATGAAGGAAGGAGGGAAGGGAGTCAGGCTCCGGGATGGCATCCGGGAAAGACCGGAGAAACCAATCTCGCCTGCGGGAGGTCCAGCGGTCGGTCTGGCCGAAGTAAGTATGCTTCCACCACTGGTGAGAAATCTGAATTAAGGAGAAACTAAAATGCGAAAAACCCTTCTTATAGGCCTGTTGGTCGTCGTCGTGGCCCTGGGCAGCATCGGCGCCGCCTTCGCTACCGGCATGGGCTTCTCTAACGTCGGCGTCCTCAGTGCGGGTACTGCACTCGCACCCCAGGCCAATGTCGACGGTATGACTTGGTGGGTAAACCAGGGTTACAGCGGTGCCACGGTGAACAATCCTTGGGTTGACGCTGTCAGCCTCAGCTTCGACCGTGACCTAGCTGCGGGGACTGAGATCGGCGTTGGGGTTTTTGACGCTGGGAGCAACCTCAAAGTTAACGTCTGGGCAGAAACAGTAAGTGCTGTGCCGGCGGGTGGCAAAGTGACAGTCTCCTTCACCACCTTTGCCGTGGGTTACGGTAGTCCCAACAACTGTACCAATTACCTGTTTACGACTCCCCCCCCAGATCTTACTCTGGGCGTCCCAGTTACAGCTGTCAACTACATCAGCGTGATCGTAAGTGAAGAAACCGCCCCATAACTCTGTAACCAGTTAAACTGTTTCCTGGAGCCGAAGCTCTCTTCCCCCCTTTCCGGTGCAGGTGAATATGAAAAGGGGGTGCGGAAATGTCAGCCAGGCCTGTTCTGATAGGTCTGATGGTAATGGTCCTGGCCCTGGGGGCCATCGGCGCCGCCCTGGCCACCGGCATGAACTTCTCCAATGTCGGGGCCCTCAGCAGCGCCGGGGCGGAGCTGCCCCAGGTCAACACCGACCGGGTTGGGTTTATCTCATTGCCTGATGGCTCCGGTGTGGGGGGGGTGGCTCTCTCCTTTGACCGGGACCTGGCCGCCGGCAGCACCATCTGGGTTGCGATAGATGGCCAGGTCCAGGGCTGGAAGGTCCTGGACAGCTTCCTAAGTGCGGACGGCGAAGCAATAGTCCCGCTTGACGAGGTGCTCAAGGTTGCTGATATTGGTGACGGCACCGGGGTCACAGTGGCGGTAGCCGAGAGATAACGCTCCTTGGCCAGCAAAGCAATCAGGTTGGCAAAGCTGGCGGGCTGGCTGATATTCGGGGTAGTAATCTCGGCTGTCCTGTTCATGCTGTCTACCTCTTTTCTTGGCTGGCGGTTTGACATGGTGCCCACCGGAAGCATGGAGCCTGCTTTTAAACCTGGGGGAATGGTGGTGACCCGGCCGCTGGAAATGGAGGATATCAAGATAGGAGACGCCATCCTGTTTTCAGAGCCGCGCATTGGGAAAGAGGCCCGCATTGCCCACCGTGTAATAGATATAGGAGAAGTTGACGGCCAGCTGTTTTTTCAGACCAAAGGGGATGCCAACGAATATGCCGACCCGGACCTGGTTTCCCCCCAGGACTTCATCGGGAAAACCATCCTCTATCTTCCCCGTGTTGGGAACATAGCCTATCTCTCCCGTCTTCATGAAACCCCGATAACCTTGATGGGAAAGAAAGTTTCCGTAGCAATGCTTTTAATCGTGGCAATAGCCCTGGCTGTTATCGGCGCGGAATCAAGAAAGATGTGGGAGTGGACATTCAGGAGGGAACTCATGCGACATCGTGAGGTGGTGAAGAAACGAAAACAGCGAGCTGCCAGGAGAAGAAGACGATATGCCTAGAGAGCGTCCGCAAATGAGAGGCTGGCTTGCTGTAATCAGCTTGGCCGTGTTTGTGGCCTCTCTGCCCTGGTTGTTCATGGCGTGGGGCCTGCCGGACAGGGTCGGGCAGGACGTGACGCTGCTCAGCTACGAGCACGAAGGCAGGTTCGATTACATGGTACACCTGAAGCCCTCCGACCTGTTTGGCCCTCCCCCGGAGCAGCCGCCGCCTAACCCCAAATACCCGGCTGAGATTATCGACAGCATCGACTTTGCTTTCAGCTATAGCCCGGCAGAGCCAGGGCCTGAGGTGGCGCGCATCTATGCCGTCCTGGAAAACCCAGGCCTGTGGCGCAAGAACATCGAGCTGGTGCCCGACACGAGCGCCGACGGAGACTTCACGCTTCGTTTCTCGCTGGACATTGGGGAGGTCCAGCAGCTATTTGACGAGGTTGAAGAGGAGTTGAAGATCACCTCGTCAACGCGGAACCTGACGCTCGTTGCCAATGTCACTGGCTCGAAGGAGCAGTTTGTTCACCAGTTGCCCATTAAGCTAAGCAAGAGTTTGATTGAGGTGGCGGCTAATCTGAGGCCCACCCAGGCGAGTGGCGTTGGCGAGTTTGACTATGCGGTAAATCTGAAGGAGAACTCCATTTTTGATAGCAGAACCCTCAAGCCGCCGCCAGCTCCGGAAACATCCTGGTCAGCAACTCAGAAGCCGGGCGAGGTCATCTTCACCAGACTGGTTAACCGGATGGACGCAACCTTCTACTACCAGTTCAAGTCCGACCCCCCGGCAAGCAAGGTGACTACAGATGTGACCATAACGGCAGTTCTTGACGCAACCGGGCTCTGGTCCAAGAAATTCTCCATTCTCACTGCCAGTAAGGGGGGCGATTTTGACATCAGCTTTCCAGTGGAGTTGACTGGCTACCTGGAACTGTTTGACACTGTCCGTGCCCAAACCGGGGCTTCTGGCGAATCAAACACCGTAACCATTAGCGCTGATGTTCATACCTTGGCCGAGACGCCGCTTGGATTGATAGAGGAGACCTTTGGCCAGGCCATGGTGGGCACACTCAGGGGGAATGTTCTGGACTGGGACAAGGAACTGGCAAAGAGCCAGCCTGGCTCTATCAAAGAGGCCAGGTTAGTTCCCAACCCCAACAAATATTTGGTATTCTCAGTGGCTGGGGCAAGAATCCTGTCTACCGCTTTAGCAGGCATTTTCCTCCTTTGCTTCGTGGCTTCCCTCGTGCTGTATGTCAGGTCCAGGCCCGCCGAACTCTCC
This DNA window, taken from Chloroflexota bacterium, encodes the following:
- a CDS encoding GIY-YIG nuclease family protein — translated: MYAVVSGNDVKYVGICEADTRTLKKRMNSYRSSRATKSKTSTNRRVREGIREILAGGSEVKVFALDPSTREPTPITYKGIEVDLVKGLENPLTRRFNPEWNRRSPRVLDEHKERREARRVNDRLQHKIFRAANRGDRQKLLDLGLNEDLAKAWLDKVSEVKAKTRDSRERA
- a CDS encoding IS110 family transposase; the encoded protein is MKNSTARKLRQIPEGYLIVGVDPHKKRHAAVAMTGDALVHCKFKVVNSGQGYEELLERARAQMVALGCRGVIFAIETASHFWRNLAYFLEERGVPFRLINPFTLKRRREGRDLNRAKNDFRDAEVAAELLRTGEFSETRLPKGVYAELRAAYNAYRRLVKERARWLNLLQGLLDGLFPEFCQVFKDPAGKTALAVLSLCPVPGAIARMTEEQFVGAIKDGYQRPRLKLTKLRALHHVAQTSIGVRSGTQSVAVELSLLVERLRLNAKQVEKVEELLIGLVEAIEDSHYLLSVRGLSYITVAGLLAELGPMRSYQNAKQLIKMAGTNPTETESAGKRGSHTPMSKKGRPGLRWCIWTAAISLLRHNPDFRSWAKKRRERPTHAHPLKAREVIGAVGNRLLRLAYGLVRKQTMYRMPGLATAVA
- a CDS encoding DUF3224 domain-containing protein, producing the protein MRKKVVFLLSTVALLVLLMPACLVPVTPTPVPVAATWVLKVGVSDVIPEVVEPQPGGGDLRLRWRNYSSTGDFVGTSVNAMRVVRPATALATPAAGTNTADGLWTVRATYKPGTPEQRSGTFVFQFTFAFDAGVGSSTLKGDWRIIGGTQDFANLSGQGTWLQSAANTYSYTGQISFGPK
- a CDS encoding helix-turn-helix domain-containing protein; this encodes MRSPPLLAVSEVAQLLGVHINTVRKWGDRGILPVYRLGPRRDRRFRREDVILFLKG
- a CDS encoding response regulator transcription factor; this translates as MKVLVIGDSQDVVKDISFCLHLRWPDVIIVSTTQGSNGIELVEAEAPDLVMVDFSLPDMNGLDLVGRVREFSDVPLTVLTGGTEADRAKVLEAGADDYIVKPLSAIDVLAKVNALLRRTHAAGFQRNHMPLVRGDLVINFSTREVFLSGSSVKLTPHEYDLLLQLVRNEGRVLSHCTLLEKVWGLEYARDLSFLKKYIYRLRQKLHDDASLPQMILTERGVGYRFTRRA
- a CDS encoding response regulator transcription factor codes for the protein MGPGRSPIKRARVLLISGKEALRAGVASALEEAGFQVTHVPDGYQGLRSVYEASPDLVIMAEDLPPAGGAQVCSRLRQVSHLPIIVLGSGGTKGTGEIEMLEVGADAYMPKPPNPAELVARVRSLLRRKRPDRDGRGGDSGSVPEQGTARRRNGSGDLTSTESSLLSCLVLNEGRVVSHSQLVSEVWAGKQVSRDCLKFYVRRLRDKLSGVLGGPGYILNHRGVGYRFSRTM
- a CDS encoding signal peptidase I; amino-acid sequence: MAKLAGWLIFGVVISAVLFMLSTSFLGWRFDMVPTGSMEPAFKPGGMVVTRPLEMEDIKIGDAILFSEPRIGKEARIAHRVIDIGEVDGQLFFQTKGDANEYADPDLVSPQDFIGKTILYLPRVGNIAYLSRLHETPITLMGKKVSVAMLLIVAIALAVIGAESRKMWEWTFRRELMRHREVVKKRKQRAARRRRRYA
- a CDS encoding DUF5305 domain-containing protein; protein product: MPRERPQMRGWLAVISLAVFVASLPWLFMAWGLPDRVGQDVTLLSYEHEGRFDYMVHLKPSDLFGPPPEQPPPNPKYPAEIIDSIDFAFSYSPAEPGPEVARIYAVLENPGLWRKNIELVPDTSADGDFTLRFSLDIGEVQQLFDEVEEELKITSSTRNLTLVANVTGSKEQFVHQLPIKLSKSLIEVAANLRPTQASGVGEFDYAVNLKENSIFDSRTLKPPPAPETSWSATQKPGEVIFTRLVNRMDATFYYQFKSDPPASKVTTDVTITAVLDATGLWSKKFSILTASKGGDFDISFPVELTGYLELFDTVRAQTGASGESNTVTISADVHTLAETPLGLIEETFGQAMVGTLRGNVLDWDKELAKSQPGSIKEARLVPNPNKYLVFSVAGARILSTALAGIFLLCFVASLVLYVRSRPAELSWIEKEVARAKKKYGGIMAEATIEDDKTLSVGSMQDLLRVASELGKPIMHQAPAGPREPHAYYVFDGATRYRYVLRGKQGDGGGTEQRQ